Proteins encoded in a region of the Poecilia reticulata strain Guanapo linkage group LG14, Guppy_female_1.0+MT, whole genome shotgun sequence genome:
- the LOC103475873 gene encoding protocadherin alpha-C2-like isoform X2: MAVTGTCNWTGRNVPFYYFVLFSLFCGLGFGQLRYSITEELENGALVGDLAHDLGLDIRRLSTRKIKLTSSSGKRYVIVNPKNGKLLVNDRIDREALCDLSSTCLINLEVMVENPTEVHHVEVEIVDANDNAPQFPRDEYQLEITESAMPGSRYPIENAQDXDIGSNSVRMYQLSTNENFALVSNKPSINTKHIELVLKKPLDREQTPYHQLILSAVDGGIPEKTGMAKINIRVLDSNDNVPVFDNSVYKVKLLENSPKDTLVIKLNATDLDEGTNGEVYYSFSSYTPERVRQMFSMDTNTGEIRVRSNVDYEETNSYEMYIQAMDKGPGAVAAHCKVVVEVVDVNDNVPQIVLSSLSSPVREDARADTVVALISVTDRDSGTNKQVTLEIPAGLPFKIKSFRNYYTLVTSAFLDRETTDAYNVTLSATDGGNPPLSSQKTIQVDVADVNDNPPRFEQTSYTVYVXENNAHGASLCTVKAQDADIKENARITYTVLNDNNHGIPVTSYVSVKADTGEAYALRAFDYESLREFHFQVKAQDGGIPPLSRVATVYIYIMDQNDHAPLIVSPPGNGTRSLETVQKNAEPGALVTKVVAYDADAGPNAWLVYVLETATDLDLFKVHEHTGEIRTTRRILEDNSTSFALTVVVKDHGEPILSSTATINVAVMEVAPKVAPDTKKVMRPHTTWFXSNVTLYLIVALXATTFVFLVTVVVLAIVRCHAYCSQPGSCSPCCGSQKPPPDGGSSSVSAGGGAGXGAPGQPNNNVVLRRDLKVEPHYIEVRGNGSLTKTYCYKTCLTATSGSDTFMFYNTGRPISGTWGSGADRFFTSGSGFVRRLSMPDASLQICPEPKAPNADWRYSASLRAGVQSSVHMEESSVMQGAQGMLVQNWPTVSSAAGEWQHCSNQKAM; this comes from the exons ATGGCTGTGACGGGGACATGCAACTGGACAGGGAGGAAtgtgcctttttattatttcgtGCTGTTCTCCTTATTTTGTGGCCTTGGGTTTGGACAGCTGCGGTATTCGATCACAGAAGAACTGGAAAACGGAGCTCTGGTAGGTGATCTGGCGCACGATTTGGGGCTGGATATTCGAAGGCTCTCCACCCGAAAAATCAAGTTAACCTCCAGCAGCGGGAAGCGCTACGTGATTGTCAATCCCAAAAATGGGAAACTGCTCGTCAATGACAGGATCGACAGAGAGGCGCTGTGTGATTTGTCTAGCACCTGCCTCATTAATCTGGAGGTGATGGTAGAAAACCCCACAGAGGTGCACCACGTCGAGGTGGAGATTGTGGATGCAAATGACAATGCGCCGCAGTTCCCCAGAGACGAGTATCAACTGGAAATAACAGAATCGGCTATGCCAGGTTCCCGTTACCCAATTGAAAACGCTCAAGATYCAGATATTGGGTCCAATTCTGTCCGCATGTATCAGCTCAGCACAAACGAGAATTTCGCGCTGGTGTCAAACAAACCTTCAATCAACACAAAGCACATAGAGCTAGTGCTCAAAAAGCCCCTTGATCGCGAGCAGACGCCTTACCACCAGTTAATTCTAAGTGCTGTAGATGGCGGAATACCTGAAAAAACAGGGATGGCCAAAATCAACATCCGGGTCCTGGACTCAAACGACAACGTTCCGGTGTTCGACAACTCGGTGTACAAGGTGAAACTGTTAGAAAACTCCCCCAAAGATACCCTGGTGATAAAACTGAACGCGACTGACTTGGATGAAGGCACAAATGGAGARGTTTATTACTCTTTCAGCAGCTACACTCCAGAGAGAGTCAGACAGATGTTCAGCATGGACACCAATACAGGTGAAATAAGAGTGAGGAGCAACGTCGACTATGAGGAGACCAACTCTTATGAGATGTACATCCAGGCAATGGATAAGGGCCCAGGTGCAGTTGCAGCCCACTGTAAGGTGGTTGTAGAGGTTGTGGATGTGAATGACAATGTCCCTCAGATAGTGCTGTCATCTCTCTCGAGCCCTGTGAGGGAGGAYGCCCGTGCAGACACAGTAGTGGCCCTYATTAGTGTCACTGATCGAGACTCCGGCACTAACAAGCAGGTTACCTTAGAGATCCCAGCAGGCCTTCCATTCAAGATCAAGTCATTCAGAAACTACTACACCCTGGTTACCTCAGCTTTCCTGGACCGCGAGACCACTGATGCCTACAATGTCACTCTGAGTGCCACRGACGGAGGAAACCCTCCCTTATCTTCCCAGAAGACCATACAGGTGGATGTGGCGGACGTTAATGACAACCCGCCACGCTTTGAGCAGACTTCATACACAGTATATGTGAYTGAGAACAATGCCCACGGGGCCTCTTTGTGTACTGTGAAAGCTCAAGATGCGGACATCAAGGAGAACGCACGCATCACCTACACAGTGCTCAATGACAACAACCACGGCATTCCTGTCACCTCATATGTGTCTGTGAAGGCCGATACAGGGGAGGCTTATGCCCTGCGAGCCTTCGACTATGAGTCACTGAGAGAGTTTCATTTCCAGGTCAAAGCCCAGGATGGGGGCATTCCTCCGCTCAGCAGAGTTGCTACCGTCTACATCTATATAATGGATCAGAATGACCATGCTCCACTGATAGTCAGTCCTCCTGGCAATGGRACACGCTCCCTAGAGACGGTACAAAAGAATGCAGAGCCTGGTGCCTTAGTGACAAAAGTGGTGGCATATGACGCAGATGCTGGTCCAAACGCTTGGCTGGTCTACGTGCTGGAGACTGCCACTGACCTGGACCTTTTCAAAGTGCACGAGCACACCGGAGAGATCCGGACCACTCGAAGGATCCTRGAGGACAACTCCACTTCTTTTGCTCTAACAGTTGTGGTGAAAGACCACGGTGAGCCAATTCTCTCCTCTACGGCCACCATCAACGTGGCAGTCATGGAGGTGGCACCGAAAGTGGCACCTGATACCAAGAAAGTCATGCGACCTCATACCACATGGTTTMTGTCAAATGTGACTCTGTACCTTATTGTGGCTTTGASTGCCACAACGTTTGTATTCCTGGTCACTGTGGTGGTGCTCGCCATTGTCCGMTGCCATGCCTACTGCTCACAGCCAGGTTCATGCTCCCCTTGCTGTGGGTCACAGAAGCCTCCTCCAGATGGCGGGAGCAGCAGTGTCAGTGCAGGYGGGGGAGCAGGTGSAGGGGCCCCGGGACAGCCTAATAACAACGTTGTGCTTCGAAGAGACCTCAAAGTGGAACCTCATTACATCGAGGTGCGTGGGAATGGTTCCCTGACAAAAACGTACTGCTACAAGACCTGCTTGACCGCCACCTCTGGCAGCGACACCTTCATGTTCTACAACACGGGCCGGCCTATCAGCGGCACCTGGGGTAGTGGCGCTGACCGTTTCTTCACTAGTGGAAGTGGATTTGTAAGGAGACTGAGTATGCCTGACGCCTCACTTCAGATATGCCCAGAG CCAAAGGCCCCGAATGCTGACTGGCGATACTCTGCATCTTTGAGAGCAGGGGTGCAGAG TTCTGTCCACATGGAGGAGTCTTCGGTGATGCAGGGTGCCCAAGGGATGCTGGTGCAGAACTGGCCTACTGTATCCAGTGCTGCAGGTGAGTGGCAGCACTGCAGTAATCAGAAGGCGATGTAA
- the LOC103475873 gene encoding protocadherin alpha-C2-like isoform X1: MAVTGTCNWTGRNVPFYYFVLFSLFCGLGFGQLRYSITEELENGALVGDLAHDLGLDIRRLSTRKIKLTSSSGKRYVIVNPKNGKLLVNDRIDREALCDLSSTCLINLEVMVENPTEVHHVEVEIVDANDNAPQFPRDEYQLEITESAMPGSRYPIENAQDXDIGSNSVRMYQLSTNENFALVSNKPSINTKHIELVLKKPLDREQTPYHQLILSAVDGGIPEKTGMAKINIRVLDSNDNVPVFDNSVYKVKLLENSPKDTLVIKLNATDLDEGTNGEVYYSFSSYTPERVRQMFSMDTNTGEIRVRSNVDYEETNSYEMYIQAMDKGPGAVAAHCKVVVEVVDVNDNVPQIVLSSLSSPVREDARADTVVALISVTDRDSGTNKQVTLEIPAGLPFKIKSFRNYYTLVTSAFLDRETTDAYNVTLSATDGGNPPLSSQKTIQVDVADVNDNPPRFEQTSYTVYVXENNAHGASLCTVKAQDADIKENARITYTVLNDNNHGIPVTSYVSVKADTGEAYALRAFDYESLREFHFQVKAQDGGIPPLSRVATVYIYIMDQNDHAPLIVSPPGNGTRSLETVQKNAEPGALVTKVVAYDADAGPNAWLVYVLETATDLDLFKVHEHTGEIRTTRRILEDNSTSFALTVVVKDHGEPILSSTATINVAVMEVAPKVAPDTKKVMRPHTTWFXSNVTLYLIVALXATTFVFLVTVVVLAIVRCHAYCSQPGSCSPCCGSQKPPPDGGSSSVSAGGGAGXGAPGQPNNNVVLRRDLKVEPHYIEVRGNGSLTKTYCYKTCLTATSGSDTFMFYNTGRPISGTWGSGADRFFTSGSGFVRRLSMPDASLQICPEPKAPNADWRYSASLRAGVQSSVHMEESSVMQGAQGMLVQNWPTVSSAADGEGGGELSPPVGAGVNSNSWHFRYGAGQSYIPPQPLKPGEIPPEAFIIPGSPAIISIRHDAGPVDDKGDFISFGKKDEAKKKKKKKKDKKDKKDKGKDDSGDD, translated from the exons ATGGCTGTGACGGGGACATGCAACTGGACAGGGAGGAAtgtgcctttttattatttcgtGCTGTTCTCCTTATTTTGTGGCCTTGGGTTTGGACAGCTGCGGTATTCGATCACAGAAGAACTGGAAAACGGAGCTCTGGTAGGTGATCTGGCGCACGATTTGGGGCTGGATATTCGAAGGCTCTCCACCCGAAAAATCAAGTTAACCTCCAGCAGCGGGAAGCGCTACGTGATTGTCAATCCCAAAAATGGGAAACTGCTCGTCAATGACAGGATCGACAGAGAGGCGCTGTGTGATTTGTCTAGCACCTGCCTCATTAATCTGGAGGTGATGGTAGAAAACCCCACAGAGGTGCACCACGTCGAGGTGGAGATTGTGGATGCAAATGACAATGCGCCGCAGTTCCCCAGAGACGAGTATCAACTGGAAATAACAGAATCGGCTATGCCAGGTTCCCGTTACCCAATTGAAAACGCTCAAGATYCAGATATTGGGTCCAATTCTGTCCGCATGTATCAGCTCAGCACAAACGAGAATTTCGCGCTGGTGTCAAACAAACCTTCAATCAACACAAAGCACATAGAGCTAGTGCTCAAAAAGCCCCTTGATCGCGAGCAGACGCCTTACCACCAGTTAATTCTAAGTGCTGTAGATGGCGGAATACCTGAAAAAACAGGGATGGCCAAAATCAACATCCGGGTCCTGGACTCAAACGACAACGTTCCGGTGTTCGACAACTCGGTGTACAAGGTGAAACTGTTAGAAAACTCCCCCAAAGATACCCTGGTGATAAAACTGAACGCGACTGACTTGGATGAAGGCACAAATGGAGARGTTTATTACTCTTTCAGCAGCTACACTCCAGAGAGAGTCAGACAGATGTTCAGCATGGACACCAATACAGGTGAAATAAGAGTGAGGAGCAACGTCGACTATGAGGAGACCAACTCTTATGAGATGTACATCCAGGCAATGGATAAGGGCCCAGGTGCAGTTGCAGCCCACTGTAAGGTGGTTGTAGAGGTTGTGGATGTGAATGACAATGTCCCTCAGATAGTGCTGTCATCTCTCTCGAGCCCTGTGAGGGAGGAYGCCCGTGCAGACACAGTAGTGGCCCTYATTAGTGTCACTGATCGAGACTCCGGCACTAACAAGCAGGTTACCTTAGAGATCCCAGCAGGCCTTCCATTCAAGATCAAGTCATTCAGAAACTACTACACCCTGGTTACCTCAGCTTTCCTGGACCGCGAGACCACTGATGCCTACAATGTCACTCTGAGTGCCACRGACGGAGGAAACCCTCCCTTATCTTCCCAGAAGACCATACAGGTGGATGTGGCGGACGTTAATGACAACCCGCCACGCTTTGAGCAGACTTCATACACAGTATATGTGAYTGAGAACAATGCCCACGGGGCCTCTTTGTGTACTGTGAAAGCTCAAGATGCGGACATCAAGGAGAACGCACGCATCACCTACACAGTGCTCAATGACAACAACCACGGCATTCCTGTCACCTCATATGTGTCTGTGAAGGCCGATACAGGGGAGGCTTATGCCCTGCGAGCCTTCGACTATGAGTCACTGAGAGAGTTTCATTTCCAGGTCAAAGCCCAGGATGGGGGCATTCCTCCGCTCAGCAGAGTTGCTACCGTCTACATCTATATAATGGATCAGAATGACCATGCTCCACTGATAGTCAGTCCTCCTGGCAATGGRACACGCTCCCTAGAGACGGTACAAAAGAATGCAGAGCCTGGTGCCTTAGTGACAAAAGTGGTGGCATATGACGCAGATGCTGGTCCAAACGCTTGGCTGGTCTACGTGCTGGAGACTGCCACTGACCTGGACCTTTTCAAAGTGCACGAGCACACCGGAGAGATCCGGACCACTCGAAGGATCCTRGAGGACAACTCCACTTCTTTTGCTCTAACAGTTGTGGTGAAAGACCACGGTGAGCCAATTCTCTCCTCTACGGCCACCATCAACGTGGCAGTCATGGAGGTGGCACCGAAAGTGGCACCTGATACCAAGAAAGTCATGCGACCTCATACCACATGGTTTMTGTCAAATGTGACTCTGTACCTTATTGTGGCTTTGASTGCCACAACGTTTGTATTCCTGGTCACTGTGGTGGTGCTCGCCATTGTCCGMTGCCATGCCTACTGCTCACAGCCAGGTTCATGCTCCCCTTGCTGTGGGTCACAGAAGCCTCCTCCAGATGGCGGGAGCAGCAGTGTCAGTGCAGGYGGGGGAGCAGGTGSAGGGGCCCCGGGACAGCCTAATAACAACGTTGTGCTTCGAAGAGACCTCAAAGTGGAACCTCATTACATCGAGGTGCGTGGGAATGGTTCCCTGACAAAAACGTACTGCTACAAGACCTGCTTGACCGCCACCTCTGGCAGCGACACCTTCATGTTCTACAACACGGGCCGGCCTATCAGCGGCACCTGGGGTAGTGGCGCTGACCGTTTCTTCACTAGTGGAAGTGGATTTGTAAGGAGACTGAGTATGCCTGACGCCTCACTTCAGATATGCCCAGAG CCAAAGGCCCCGAATGCTGACTGGCGATACTCTGCATCTTTGAGAGCAGGGGTGCAGAG TTCTGTCCACATGGAGGAGTCTTCGGTGATGCAGGGTGCCCAAGGGATGCTGGTGCAGAACTGGCCTACTGTATCCAGTGCTGCAG atggaGAGGGCGGCGGGGAGCTCTCTCCCCCGGTGGGGGCTGGAGTCAACAGCAACAGCTGGCACTTCCGATACGGCGCTGGACAAAGCTACATCCCTCCTCAGCCTCTGAAACCTGGAGAGATTCCACCAGAGGCCTTCATCATCCCCGGATCTCCAGCCATCATCTCCATCCGCCATGACGCGGGCCCTGTGGACGACAAGGGCGACTTCATAAGCTTCGGCAAGAAGGACGAggccaagaagaagaagaagaagaagaaagacaagaagGACAAGAAGGATAAGGGGAAGGATGACAGCGGGGATGATTAG